In the Wyeomyia smithii strain HCP4-BCI-WySm-NY-G18 chromosome 2, ASM2978416v1, whole genome shotgun sequence genome, one interval contains:
- the LOC129721682 gene encoding zinc finger protein 37-like isoform X2, translated as MNVCRTCLDDSNSDLVPVFSKLEGEFIANIIVNCSSISIVEDDGLPAFVCSECLTSIKQILVFAKKARESDLKLRNVVKAEANPEQKELGGESNWFDVLVTQVKTEFGNEDEDCKITDRDSDQSEGEDSGNDDSSDGKHSANDTGSERHTNSGKNSTTERKDVNDDDDEEEDDTLDAEERKILELVKIDVDRFICCLCSYDFESRDELEAHGKQNHVIKRRISRAHKPFFCVVCYKRFWSVKRRRHHAHYHPKIALEEILEVGKKERVTNNDGKKVRARKGRSGKNFDSDDNSDEEELSLANVARKASRSKYERDCRLLRKIAVKSQQKSREKQATEEDDDEEEDVVDEVLDEKELEMMEQVSVASGRHICCLCSYDFPTHDELEAHGKQVHEKKKRVSRANKPFFCTVCYKRYCTQEALDAHLNLAKNLINRKVYRCKFCPARFWSSKRRRHHAHNHPKYSLVEEPEEEKKKRPPTCCNKGCYDEFETEQELIEHGKKLHALKKRSVIDPALPYECPVCFKCFETKKSLTRHRLRSVRPDMAQCSICGKEFKFRKSLEHHERQHRNERPFPCEQCGKRFGSKQQLKWHYLVHKEDKPFVCTVCGWSFKREGNLQFHMLTHSDELPFKCDVCQKSFKGKYHLQYHMRTHTGHKPWHCRYCEKSFADHANRARHEISHTGIKPYKCTYCDKSFIRRRCQIEHESIHTGIKPYRCELCNRTFSQKPALKRHLEMHPLALENQISLAQPSPMPAADPPVTASSPALPVQSQYSHPPQATTELMPPPRDYGIQ; from the exons ATGAATGTTTGTCGAACTTGCCTGGATGATTCTAATTCCGACCTCGTACCGGTGTTCTCCAAACTTGAGGGTGAATTCATCGCTAATATTATCGTTAATTGCAGTTCTATATCG aTTGTCGAAGACGACGGATTACCAGCATTTGTGTGCTCAGAATGTCTAACGAGCATCAAGCAGATTCTAGTGTTCGCCAAAAAGGCTCGTGAGTCGGATCTCAAGTTGCGCAACGTGGTAAAAGCTGAAGCCAACCCGGAGCAAAAAGAGTTAGGAGGAGAATCTAACTGGTTTGACGTACTAGTCACGCAGGTAAAAACTGAGTTTGGCAATGAGGACGAAGATTGCAAGATTACCGATAGAGATAGTGACCAAAGTGAAGGCGAGGACAGCGGAAACGATGATAGTAGTGATGGAAAACATTCGGCTAATGACACTGGATCAGAAAGGCACACCAATAGTGGGAAGAACAGCACAACTGAACGAAAAGACGTtaacgatgatgatgacgaaGAGGAAGATGATACTTTAGATGCAGAAGAAAGAAAAATACTAGAATTAGTTAAAATAGATGTGGATAGATTTATTTGCTGTCTCTGCAGTTACGATTTTGAATCTCGCGATGAGCTAGAAGCTCACGGAAAACAGAACCACGTGATAAAGAGAAGAATCAGTCGAGCACACAAGCCGTTCTTCTGTGTGGTGTGCTATAAAAG GTTTTGGTCTGTGAAACGTAGAAGACATCATGCCCACTACCATCCAAAGATCGCTTTGGAAGAAATACTGGAGGTTGGAAAAAAGGAGCGCGTGACTAATAACGATGGGAAAAAGGTTAGAGCCAGGAAGGGTCGATCTGGTAAGAATTTTGATAGTGATGATAACTCAGACGAGGAAGAACTTTCATTAGCAAACGTTGCACGGAAGGCTAGCAGAAGTAAATATGAGAGAGACTGTAGATTACTGCGTAAAATAGCAGTAAAATCACAGCAAAAATCTCGTGAAAAACAAGCTACTGAAGAGGATGACGATGAAGaagaagatgttgtagatgaagTTCTGGATGAAAAAGAATTGGAAATGATGGAGCAGGTCTCGGTGGCTTCGGGAAGACATATATGCTGCCTTTGTAGTTATGATTTTCCAACACACGATGAGCTGGAAGCTCATGGCAAACAAGTacatgaaaagaaaaagagagtTAGTAGAGCCAACAAGCCGTTCTTCTGTACGGTGTGTTACAAACGTTACTGTACACAGGAAGCTTTGGATGCCCACCTAAATCTAGCGAAAAATCTGATTAATCGAAAAGTTTACAGATGCAAATTTTGCCCTGCCAGATTTTGGTCCTCGAAACGGAGACGTCATCACGCTCATAATCATCCAAAGTACTCCTTGGTAGAGGAACCGGAAGAAGAGAAAAAGAAGCGACCTCCAACGTGCTGTAACAAAGGATGCTACGATGAGTTCGAAACTGAACAAGAGCTTATCGAGCATGGTAAAAAACTACATGCGCTGAAGAAGCGTTCAGTTATCGATCCTGCTCTGCCATACGAGTGTCCGGTATGTTTCAAGTGTTTCGAAACGAAGAAATCCCTAACCAGGCATCGGCTGCGCAGTGTACGACCGGATATGGCACAATGCAGTATTTGTGGGAAGGAGTTCAAGTTTCGGAAATCGCTCGAACATCACGAACGACAGCATCGTAACGAGCGACCCTTCCCGTGTGAGCAGTGTGGCAAGCGGTTTGGCTCCAAGCAGCAACTTAAATGGCACTATCTAGTGCACAAGGAGGATAAACCGTTCGTTTGTACCGTTTGCGGTTGGAGCTTCAAGCGAGAGGGTAACCTGCAGTTTCACATGTTGACCCACTCGGACGAGTTGCCGTTTAAGTGTGACGTGTGCCAGAAGTCGTTCAAG ggTAAATATCATTTGCAGTATCACATGCGAACGCATACTGGCCATAAACCGTGGCACTGTCGTTACTGTGAGAAGTCCTTTGCAGATCACGCAAATCGGGCCAGGCACGAAATCTCTCACACAG GTATTAAACCCTACAAATGTACTTACTGCGATAAGAGTTTTATCCGTAGACGATGTCAAATAGAACACGAGAGCATCCACACAG GAATCAAACCATACCGCTGTGAACTGTGCAATCGAACCTTCAGCCAGAAGCCTGCCCTGAAGCGGCATCTGGAAATGCATCCCCTTGCGttagaaaatcaaatttctctTGCCCAGCCGTCTCCGATGCCGGCCGCTGATCCACCTGTGACTGCGTCCTCGCCAGCATTGCCTGTGCAAAGTCAATATTCGCATCCACCGCAAGCAACGACAGAATTAATGCCACCTCCTCGTGACTACGGTATTCAATAG
- the LOC129721682 gene encoding zinc finger protein 37-like isoform X3, which translates to MIVEDDGLPAFVCSECLTSIKQILVFAKKARESDLKLRNVVKAEANPEQKELGGESNWFDVLVTQVKTEFGNEDEDCKITDRDSDQSEGEDSGNDDSSDGKHSANDTGSERHTNSGKNSTTERKDVNDDDDEEEDDTLDAEERKILELVKIDVDRFICCLCSYDFESRDELEAHGKQNHVIKRRISRAHKPFFCVVCYKRYCTKEALQVHLNLADDLINRKIYRCKLCPARFWSVKRRRHHAHYHPKIALEEILEVGKKERVTNNDGKKVRARKGRSGKNFDSDDNSDEEELSLANVARKASRSKYERDCRLLRKIAVKSQQKSREKQATEEDDDEEEDVVDEVLDEKELEMMEQVSVASGRHICCLCSYDFPTHDELEAHGKQVHEKKKRVSRANKPFFCTVCYKRYCTQEALDAHLNLAKNLINRKVYRCKFCPARFWSSKRRRHHAHNHPKYSLVEEPEEEKKKRPPTCCNKGCYDEFETEQELIEHGKKLHALKKRSVIDPALPYECPVCFKCFETKKSLTRHRLRSVRPDMAQCSICGKEFKFRKSLEHHERQHRNERPFPCEQCGKRFGSKQQLKWHYLVHKEDKPFVCTVCGWSFKREGNLQFHMLTHSDELPFKCDVCQKSFKGKYHLQYHMRTHTGHKPWHCRYCEKSFADHANRARHEISHTGIKPYKCTYCDKSFIRRRCQIEHESIHTGIKPYRCELCNRTFSQKPALKRHLEMHPLALENQISLAQPSPMPAADPPVTASSPALPVQSQYSHPPQATTELMPPPRDYGIQ; encoded by the exons ATG aTTGTCGAAGACGACGGATTACCAGCATTTGTGTGCTCAGAATGTCTAACGAGCATCAAGCAGATTCTAGTGTTCGCCAAAAAGGCTCGTGAGTCGGATCTCAAGTTGCGCAACGTGGTAAAAGCTGAAGCCAACCCGGAGCAAAAAGAGTTAGGAGGAGAATCTAACTGGTTTGACGTACTAGTCACGCAGGTAAAAACTGAGTTTGGCAATGAGGACGAAGATTGCAAGATTACCGATAGAGATAGTGACCAAAGTGAAGGCGAGGACAGCGGAAACGATGATAGTAGTGATGGAAAACATTCGGCTAATGACACTGGATCAGAAAGGCACACCAATAGTGGGAAGAACAGCACAACTGAACGAAAAGACGTtaacgatgatgatgacgaaGAGGAAGATGATACTTTAGATGCAGAAGAAAGAAAAATACTAGAATTAGTTAAAATAGATGTGGATAGATTTATTTGCTGTCTCTGCAGTTACGATTTTGAATCTCGCGATGAGCTAGAAGCTCACGGAAAACAGAACCACGTGATAAAGAGAAGAATCAGTCGAGCACACAAGCCGTTCTTCTGTGTGGTGTGCTATAAAAGGTATTGTACCAAAGAAGCGCTTCAAGTTCATCTGAATTTAGCGGATGACCTTATAAATCGAAAGATATACCGTTGCAAACTTTGTCCGGCTAGGTTTTGGTCTGTGAAACGTAGAAGACATCATGCCCACTACCATCCAAAGATCGCTTTGGAAGAAATACTGGAGGTTGGAAAAAAGGAGCGCGTGACTAATAACGATGGGAAAAAGGTTAGAGCCAGGAAGGGTCGATCTGGTAAGAATTTTGATAGTGATGATAACTCAGACGAGGAAGAACTTTCATTAGCAAACGTTGCACGGAAGGCTAGCAGAAGTAAATATGAGAGAGACTGTAGATTACTGCGTAAAATAGCAGTAAAATCACAGCAAAAATCTCGTGAAAAACAAGCTACTGAAGAGGATGACGATGAAGaagaagatgttgtagatgaagTTCTGGATGAAAAAGAATTGGAAATGATGGAGCAGGTCTCGGTGGCTTCGGGAAGACATATATGCTGCCTTTGTAGTTATGATTTTCCAACACACGATGAGCTGGAAGCTCATGGCAAACAAGTacatgaaaagaaaaagagagtTAGTAGAGCCAACAAGCCGTTCTTCTGTACGGTGTGTTACAAACGTTACTGTACACAGGAAGCTTTGGATGCCCACCTAAATCTAGCGAAAAATCTGATTAATCGAAAAGTTTACAGATGCAAATTTTGCCCTGCCAGATTTTGGTCCTCGAAACGGAGACGTCATCACGCTCATAATCATCCAAAGTACTCCTTGGTAGAGGAACCGGAAGAAGAGAAAAAGAAGCGACCTCCAACGTGCTGTAACAAAGGATGCTACGATGAGTTCGAAACTGAACAAGAGCTTATCGAGCATGGTAAAAAACTACATGCGCTGAAGAAGCGTTCAGTTATCGATCCTGCTCTGCCATACGAGTGTCCGGTATGTTTCAAGTGTTTCGAAACGAAGAAATCCCTAACCAGGCATCGGCTGCGCAGTGTACGACCGGATATGGCACAATGCAGTATTTGTGGGAAGGAGTTCAAGTTTCGGAAATCGCTCGAACATCACGAACGACAGCATCGTAACGAGCGACCCTTCCCGTGTGAGCAGTGTGGCAAGCGGTTTGGCTCCAAGCAGCAACTTAAATGGCACTATCTAGTGCACAAGGAGGATAAACCGTTCGTTTGTACCGTTTGCGGTTGGAGCTTCAAGCGAGAGGGTAACCTGCAGTTTCACATGTTGACCCACTCGGACGAGTTGCCGTTTAAGTGTGACGTGTGCCAGAAGTCGTTCAAG ggTAAATATCATTTGCAGTATCACATGCGAACGCATACTGGCCATAAACCGTGGCACTGTCGTTACTGTGAGAAGTCCTTTGCAGATCACGCAAATCGGGCCAGGCACGAAATCTCTCACACAG GTATTAAACCCTACAAATGTACTTACTGCGATAAGAGTTTTATCCGTAGACGATGTCAAATAGAACACGAGAGCATCCACACAG GAATCAAACCATACCGCTGTGAACTGTGCAATCGAACCTTCAGCCAGAAGCCTGCCCTGAAGCGGCATCTGGAAATGCATCCCCTTGCGttagaaaatcaaatttctctTGCCCAGCCGTCTCCGATGCCGGCCGCTGATCCACCTGTGACTGCGTCCTCGCCAGCATTGCCTGTGCAAAGTCAATATTCGCATCCACCGCAAGCAACGACAGAATTAATGCCACCTCCTCGTGACTACGGTATTCAATAG
- the LOC129721682 gene encoding zinc finger protein 37-like isoform X1 — protein MNVCRTCLDDSNSDLVPVFSKLEGEFIANIIVNCSSISIVEDDGLPAFVCSECLTSIKQILVFAKKARESDLKLRNVVKAEANPEQKELGGESNWFDVLVTQVKTEFGNEDEDCKITDRDSDQSEGEDSGNDDSSDGKHSANDTGSERHTNSGKNSTTERKDVNDDDDEEEDDTLDAEERKILELVKIDVDRFICCLCSYDFESRDELEAHGKQNHVIKRRISRAHKPFFCVVCYKRYCTKEALQVHLNLADDLINRKIYRCKLCPARFWSVKRRRHHAHYHPKIALEEILEVGKKERVTNNDGKKVRARKGRSGKNFDSDDNSDEEELSLANVARKASRSKYERDCRLLRKIAVKSQQKSREKQATEEDDDEEEDVVDEVLDEKELEMMEQVSVASGRHICCLCSYDFPTHDELEAHGKQVHEKKKRVSRANKPFFCTVCYKRYCTQEALDAHLNLAKNLINRKVYRCKFCPARFWSSKRRRHHAHNHPKYSLVEEPEEEKKKRPPTCCNKGCYDEFETEQELIEHGKKLHALKKRSVIDPALPYECPVCFKCFETKKSLTRHRLRSVRPDMAQCSICGKEFKFRKSLEHHERQHRNERPFPCEQCGKRFGSKQQLKWHYLVHKEDKPFVCTVCGWSFKREGNLQFHMLTHSDELPFKCDVCQKSFKGKYHLQYHMRTHTGHKPWHCRYCEKSFADHANRARHEISHTGIKPYKCTYCDKSFIRRRCQIEHESIHTGIKPYRCELCNRTFSQKPALKRHLEMHPLALENQISLAQPSPMPAADPPVTASSPALPVQSQYSHPPQATTELMPPPRDYGIQ, from the exons ATGAATGTTTGTCGAACTTGCCTGGATGATTCTAATTCCGACCTCGTACCGGTGTTCTCCAAACTTGAGGGTGAATTCATCGCTAATATTATCGTTAATTGCAGTTCTATATCG aTTGTCGAAGACGACGGATTACCAGCATTTGTGTGCTCAGAATGTCTAACGAGCATCAAGCAGATTCTAGTGTTCGCCAAAAAGGCTCGTGAGTCGGATCTCAAGTTGCGCAACGTGGTAAAAGCTGAAGCCAACCCGGAGCAAAAAGAGTTAGGAGGAGAATCTAACTGGTTTGACGTACTAGTCACGCAGGTAAAAACTGAGTTTGGCAATGAGGACGAAGATTGCAAGATTACCGATAGAGATAGTGACCAAAGTGAAGGCGAGGACAGCGGAAACGATGATAGTAGTGATGGAAAACATTCGGCTAATGACACTGGATCAGAAAGGCACACCAATAGTGGGAAGAACAGCACAACTGAACGAAAAGACGTtaacgatgatgatgacgaaGAGGAAGATGATACTTTAGATGCAGAAGAAAGAAAAATACTAGAATTAGTTAAAATAGATGTGGATAGATTTATTTGCTGTCTCTGCAGTTACGATTTTGAATCTCGCGATGAGCTAGAAGCTCACGGAAAACAGAACCACGTGATAAAGAGAAGAATCAGTCGAGCACACAAGCCGTTCTTCTGTGTGGTGTGCTATAAAAGGTATTGTACCAAAGAAGCGCTTCAAGTTCATCTGAATTTAGCGGATGACCTTATAAATCGAAAGATATACCGTTGCAAACTTTGTCCGGCTAGGTTTTGGTCTGTGAAACGTAGAAGACATCATGCCCACTACCATCCAAAGATCGCTTTGGAAGAAATACTGGAGGTTGGAAAAAAGGAGCGCGTGACTAATAACGATGGGAAAAAGGTTAGAGCCAGGAAGGGTCGATCTGGTAAGAATTTTGATAGTGATGATAACTCAGACGAGGAAGAACTTTCATTAGCAAACGTTGCACGGAAGGCTAGCAGAAGTAAATATGAGAGAGACTGTAGATTACTGCGTAAAATAGCAGTAAAATCACAGCAAAAATCTCGTGAAAAACAAGCTACTGAAGAGGATGACGATGAAGaagaagatgttgtagatgaagTTCTGGATGAAAAAGAATTGGAAATGATGGAGCAGGTCTCGGTGGCTTCGGGAAGACATATATGCTGCCTTTGTAGTTATGATTTTCCAACACACGATGAGCTGGAAGCTCATGGCAAACAAGTacatgaaaagaaaaagagagtTAGTAGAGCCAACAAGCCGTTCTTCTGTACGGTGTGTTACAAACGTTACTGTACACAGGAAGCTTTGGATGCCCACCTAAATCTAGCGAAAAATCTGATTAATCGAAAAGTTTACAGATGCAAATTTTGCCCTGCCAGATTTTGGTCCTCGAAACGGAGACGTCATCACGCTCATAATCATCCAAAGTACTCCTTGGTAGAGGAACCGGAAGAAGAGAAAAAGAAGCGACCTCCAACGTGCTGTAACAAAGGATGCTACGATGAGTTCGAAACTGAACAAGAGCTTATCGAGCATGGTAAAAAACTACATGCGCTGAAGAAGCGTTCAGTTATCGATCCTGCTCTGCCATACGAGTGTCCGGTATGTTTCAAGTGTTTCGAAACGAAGAAATCCCTAACCAGGCATCGGCTGCGCAGTGTACGACCGGATATGGCACAATGCAGTATTTGTGGGAAGGAGTTCAAGTTTCGGAAATCGCTCGAACATCACGAACGACAGCATCGTAACGAGCGACCCTTCCCGTGTGAGCAGTGTGGCAAGCGGTTTGGCTCCAAGCAGCAACTTAAATGGCACTATCTAGTGCACAAGGAGGATAAACCGTTCGTTTGTACCGTTTGCGGTTGGAGCTTCAAGCGAGAGGGTAACCTGCAGTTTCACATGTTGACCCACTCGGACGAGTTGCCGTTTAAGTGTGACGTGTGCCAGAAGTCGTTCAAG ggTAAATATCATTTGCAGTATCACATGCGAACGCATACTGGCCATAAACCGTGGCACTGTCGTTACTGTGAGAAGTCCTTTGCAGATCACGCAAATCGGGCCAGGCACGAAATCTCTCACACAG GTATTAAACCCTACAAATGTACTTACTGCGATAAGAGTTTTATCCGTAGACGATGTCAAATAGAACACGAGAGCATCCACACAG GAATCAAACCATACCGCTGTGAACTGTGCAATCGAACCTTCAGCCAGAAGCCTGCCCTGAAGCGGCATCTGGAAATGCATCCCCTTGCGttagaaaatcaaatttctctTGCCCAGCCGTCTCCGATGCCGGCCGCTGATCCACCTGTGACTGCGTCCTCGCCAGCATTGCCTGTGCAAAGTCAATATTCGCATCCACCGCAAGCAACGACAGAATTAATGCCACCTCCTCGTGACTACGGTATTCAATAG
- the LOC129722137 gene encoding zinc finger protein 879-like, translating into MDRCRTCMSEDSVQLIPVYSKLDDCFIANIIMEYTFIQIRENDGLPMHICYRCTETLKLVDHFIKTARSCDRQLRMLCKSEVDQTVALDHVVSSPAKHDPDAFQFAEVKIEPGEEILSEYLVSEQEELNSDEDTRYAGHVSESEISAGSSDDDSRSDDSETDSEWNRSDEELDPMQVSDSKVTKTKRGRRAKPKPENTDDKPLLNKRRSKKGEDFSLNEYERELYTEIRVDRSKHICCGCLLIFDVPEDLEAHRRKTHTPKRDTVKVIDNGKVLCDGCLRKYKSTRRVNYHKERVRQLEMIWECNKCKNRFSEATRRRSHALKHPQRVNSSAFVAPIKEMVQLELGWICCAQSCGLSFPTEAELIGHAHKAHQINKQEAELEENQDKPVQCQVCFRRFHDKTGLINHQQRLYRLHKYQCALCGLQFNSGGRLNEHELTHQNEKPFKCELCDKMFTQKGNLKTHMSIHTNEKPFQCTVCGMSFRQKGGLKTHMSNHVENPQFKCEVCSKLFKAKLHLRYHMRIHSGEKPFPCRYCEKAFTDFTNRMRHEMGHTGIKPYKCSFCEKSFIRKRFLMEHESTHTGVKMYNCDVCLQSFGQKNSLKKHMSTAHPTFTTLPQPSTESMAILSPTGSSSMSIPPQTHPIPLTNHLIVGYHHSH; encoded by the exons ATGGACAGGTGTCGAACATGCATGTCGGAAGACAGTGTCCAACTCATCCCGGTCTACTCCAAGCTGGACGATTGTTTCATTGCGAACATCATCATGGAGTACACCTTCATCCAG ATTCGCGAAAACGACGGACTCCCGATGCATATCTGCTACAGATGCACGGAAACCCTGAAGCTCGTAGATCATTTCATAAAGACGGCTCGCAGCTGCGATCGCCAGCTGCGTATGTTGTGCAAATCGGAAGTCGACCAGACGGTTGCTTTGGACCACGTGGTATCCAGTCCAGCAAAACATGACCCCGACGCTTTTCAATTTGCGGAAGTAAAAATCGAACCAGGGGAGGAAATTCTATCCGAATATCTGGTCTCCGAACAGGAAGAGCTTAACTCTGACGAAGACACACGGTATGCCGGTCATGTTAGCGAAAGCGAAATATCCGCCGGTTCCAGTGACGATGATAGTAGAAGCGACGACAGTGAGACTGATAGCGAATGGAATAGGAGTGATGAGGAACTGGATCCAATGCAAGTATCCGATAGTAAAGTAACGAAAACGAAACGAGGAAGACGAGCAAAACCGAAACCGGAAAATACAGATGATAAACCACTGCTCAATAAACGAAGATCCAAAAAGGGTGAGGATTTTTCTTTGAATGAATACGAGCGGGAATTGTATACTGAAATCCGAGTTGATAGAAGCAAACACATTTGTTGTGGTTGTCTACTGATATTTGACGTGCCCGAAGATTTAGAAGCACACCGTCGGAAGACTCATACTCCAAAACGAGACACTGTAAAAGTGATTGACAATGGAAAAGTACTTTGTGATGGATGCCTGCGGAAATACAAGTCAACGCGGAGGGTCAACTATCACAAAGAACGCGTGCGTCAGTTGGAAATGATTTGGGAATGCAATAAGTGCAAAAATCGTTTTTCCGAGGCAACCAGGCGACGTTCGCACGCGTTGAAGCATCCTCAACGAGTGAATTCCTCTGCCTTCGTAGCACCCATCAAAGAGATGGTGCAGCTAGAGCTCGGTTGGATTTGCTGTGCACAGTCCTGCGGTTTATCATTCCCCACTGAAGCTGAGCTCATTGGTCATGCACATAAAGCTCATCAAATCAACAAGCAGGAAGCGGAACTGGAGGAAAATCAAGATAAACCGGTACAGTGTCAGGTTTGCTTCCGCCGTTTCCATGACAAGACTGGACTTATCAATCACCAACAACGGCTCTATCGGTTACACAAATACCAGTGTGCACTGTGTGGACTGCAATTTAACAGTGGTGGACGATTGAATGAACACGAACTGACCCACCAGAACGAAAAGCCCTTCAAATGTGAACTTTGTGACAAAATGTTCACGCAGAAGGGCAATCTCAAGACTCACATGTCTATTCACACCAACGAGAAACCTTTTCAG TGTACTGTTTGTGGAATGTCGTTCCGCCAGAAGGGTGGTTTAAAGACTCACATGTCAAACCACGTGGAAAACCCTCAGTTCAAGTGTGAA GTATGCTCGAAACTGTTCAAAGCAAAACTGCATCTGCGATACCACATGCGGATTCACAGTGGTGAAAAGCCTTTCCCCTGTCGATATTGCGAAAAAGCTTTCACTGATTTCACTAATCGAATGAGGCACGAAATGGGCCATACTG GAATAAAGCCATACAAATGTTCATTCTGTGAAAAATCCTTCATCAGAAAGCGCTTCTTGATGGAGCATGAAAGCACTCATACAG GCGTTAAAATGTACAACTGTGATGTTTGTCTGCAAAGCTTTGGGCAGAAAAATTCCCTCAAAAAACACATGTCTACAGCGCACCCCACCTTCACAACCTTGCCGCAACCGTCCACAGAGTCAATGGCGATACTCTCACCGACAGGCTCCAGTTCTATGTCTATACCTCCCCAGACACATCCGATTCCGCTGACCAATCATCTCATCGTTGGCTATCATCATTCCCACTAA